In Legionella israelensis, the genomic window CGTTGATATCACCCATCCATTCCTTGATGACCTTGGTTTTACCCGTGGAAAATTGATGGATTTTTTCAACAAACCAGCGGGCAAAAGGAATGCCGCAGTATTTAACTGGTTCTTCTTGCAGGTATTCTACAGGGATACTATCAGTATCATAAAGCTCAGACTGCAAAGCCTTGAGCAATCGAAGACAATGACGTTGCTGCTGTTTAATCTCTTTTAATTGTTCCTTTTTCCCAAACGATAAATCATGCTGATATTTGGCAACAAGCAATAAATAAGCATGATGAAGATCCTGAAAGAGCTGATATAGCTCATCATTGCTCATGTATTTAAACATGGCTGGGTTGCATTTTTGCAAGATATTGAGGTAATACTCTAAAGAGCTTAATAAGGAAATTCGCAGCTTCTCAACCTCTTCCTCTTCAGCCCTTTGTTTTTTGTATTTGATGTGTTTTTGGAAGAATTCATTTTCATGCTGAGGACGATACTGGCGCATCTCTTCATCACTCAGAATAAAATCTGGAATAATGACTTGTGTTTGCGCATTCATGGTATCACCTCTTTTAGAGTATTCTTGGTGATGAAATCTTTAATTATTTACATCAAACCATTCACAAAAAAATTAAATGTACTTTTTTATAACATATCATTTATTTGCAGGACAAGTTGCTTAACAAAGAATTTACAAAATTGAAAGATAATTTGTCATTTAGTTTGTGATAGTTACAAAAACTGACTTACAAACTGAATTGGCTTGTAATTTATGAAGACACACATTCTGACTGCAGGAATTGGCGTTGATAAATATCATCGAAACGAACAATGTCATCTTCTCCCAGATAACTGCCGCTCTGCACTTCGATGACATAAAGCGGTTCTTTGCCGGGATTGCTCAAACGATGGCGGGTACGCTGAGGGATGTAGGTGGACTGATTTACCGATAGACGGCTTGTTTGCTGGTCATTGACTATTTCTGCCTCACCGCCAATGACCACCCAATGTTCGGCACGGTGCTGATGCATTTGTAAGGATAAACGTGCTCCAGGCTTAACCATCAAGCGTTTCACTTTGAAATCCTCACCTTCAGCAAGGATCTCATAATATCCCCATGGACGAAATACGCGCTGATGATCATGAACCAATGGATGTTGCTCTTTTCCAAGCTGACTGACGATATCTTTGACCTGCTGGGCATATTGTTTATCGGCAACAAGAACCGCATCGCCTGTGGCAATAATGATTTGATCTTTGATTCCTAAAGTCGTTACTAAAGTCCCCTCACTGCTGATGAGGCAATTGTGGGTGTTTCTTGCCATGACATTGCCTTGCAGGGAATTGCCTTCCGCATCCTGTTCCCTGGACTCTGCAACAGAACGCCAACAACCCAGATCACTCCATGCCATTGTCACTGGGACAACGACCGCTTTTTGTGTTTTTTCCATCACCAGGTAATCGATCGAATTTGCTTCGCACTGTGAAAATGCATCTAAATCAAGCCGCAGATAGTCATGGTACTGGCAGCCTTTAGAACAGGCAAGAGAACTTTGTTGAAGTATCTCACTGGCATATTTTCCAATTTCATCAAGAAAAACGTCAGCGCGACACATAAACATGCCACTGTTCCAATAATAACTGCCTTGAGCAATAAAATGAGCTGCAAGTTCAGCATCTGGTTTTTCTCTGAAAGAGAGCACCTGCTGGATTTTTTCATTACATGCCTGGCCGGCTTCAATATAACCATAACCTGTTTTTGCTGAATCCGGACGAATGCCAAAAGTCACGAGCACTTGGTTTTCTATGGCAAATTGAGCTGCTGTCAACATTGCTTCACGCCACGCCTCATCATCACCTATCCAGTGATCAGAGGGCAACACCAGCATCAAAGCATGAGGAGCTATTTTTTCCCGAAGATAGTTAGCGGCACTTGCAATAGCGGGGCCTGTATTGCGAGGACAAGGTTCAAGCAAATAAAACTCATCCAGCTGATAATCCTGTAATTGCTCCTGACAAAGAAAATAATGCGCTTCATTGCTGACAATCAAAGGAGAGGCTGCATTTAATGATAAAACACGCTGTACGGTTTGTTGCAATAATGACTGTTCTCCATGCAACCGAAGAAACTGCTTTGGATAATTTTTACGGGAAAGCGGCCATAAACGTGTGCCAGAGCCGCCTGCAAGTATGACAGGATGTATATTTTTTGATATCATTATGTTCCGTACTGACCGTAATCTGGCAACATTCTAGCAAGAATTTAACCAATACTACAATGTTCATTGCCTGTTCGTAAGTAATAGTGAAGGTGCAGGCTGCTCATTTCAAACAACATCAAAACATTTTTGTGGCTTGTCTGTCATTTATGGCAAATTAAACTGTTTTGAAATGTGCAATCTCTACCTTTAATTACCTGAGCCTCAGAATATTTTGGAGCACTCATGAAAAAAAAGGCCATTGTCTTGTTATCTGGAGGATTGGATTCCAGTACTTGCCTTGCTATTGCCAGGAATCAGGGTTATCAATGCATCGCTTTAAGTTTTGCCTACGGACAGCGGCATGCCGTTGAATTAATGGCAGCAAAGCGTATTGCTCAATCTTTGGGTGCACATGAGCACCGTGTCGTTCATCTTGACCTTGGTCAATTTGGCGCTTCTGCACTTACTGATAACAGCCTTGATGTCCCTTCTTATCAGGGAAACACAGAAATTCCGGTCACTTATGTACCGGCAAGAAATACGGTTTTTCTAAGTATTGCGCTGGGACTTGCCGAAGCGCTTTGTGCGCGAGATATTTTCATTGGTGTCAGTTCCATTGACTATTCCCACTATCCAGACTGTCGTCCTGAATTTATCAAAGCTTTTGAACAATTAAGCAATCTGGCAACGAAAGCGGGCGTTGAAGGCGATTCTTTTCGAATTCACGCTCCTCTGCAATATATGTCAAAGGCCGAAACCATTCTTAGCGGAACAAAGCTGGGGGTAGATTATGCTTTGACCATTTCCTGCTATCAGGCCAATTCTGAAGGTGCTGCGTGTGGGCAATGTGATAGCTGCACGTTCAGAAAACAAGGTTTCCTGCAGGCAGGTGTTCCGGATCCTACGGTTTATTTGAACATTTGATTTTTGTTAGGTGGCTGTATTTTCTCGTAAATGCTTAAGAGGGATATTTGCTCCCTCTTGCTTAACATCGTTGATTATAACCAATAAACAAAAACGAATAAAAACAACCACACTACATCGACAAAGTGCCAGTACCAGGCCACCCCTTCAAATGCAAAATGACGTTCCGGTGTAAAATGTCCCTTTACACAGCGAATCAAAATTACGATGAGCATGATGGTTCCTATGGTCACGTGCAGACCATGAAAGCCCGTCAGCATAAAAAAGGTTGTGCCATAAATACCGGCATCCAACGTTAAGCCCATTTCAGTATAAGCTTCATGATATTCATAACCTTGCAGAATAAGGAAAAGTACACCTAAAGCTATCGTGCAGGACATACCGATAATTAATTGTTTTTGCTTATTGAGTTTCAATGCCCAGTGAGCCCAAGTGATGGTTGCCCCGGAAGTCAGAAGGATCAAGGTGTTTATGGCAGCAAGTCCCCAGGCTCCCATTGCTTCTTTCGCCCCCACAAAGGTTTGATTATCAGGATTGGTCAGCAGAGGCCAGGTCGCCTTAAAATCTGCCCAGAGCGTATAATGAGTAATGGGATGCACTTCGCCACCCAACAAAGGGACAGACCAGAAACGGGCAAAAAAGAGAGCGCCGAAAAAGGCCGCAAAAAAACAGACTTCTGAAAAAATAAACCAGCACATTGCCCAGCGAAAAGAGCGGTCCACCTGCAAATCATAAAGTCCTTTCTGGTTTTCATAAATCACCTGACCAAACCAGCCAAACATCATGATCATTAAAATAACCAATCCTAAAATAAAAATATAAGGCCCATACCAGTCGGCATGTAGCCAGGAGGCTGCACCAACTAGTGTGGTTGTTAATCCAATCGACCCGACCAGAGGCCAATGACTGGGTTTAGGCACATAATAAGTTCCATGAGCTCCCATTGTATTCTGTTCTCCTATACGACAGTTAGAGATGAATTGATTTGTCAAAATCCTATTTAGCGACACAGAAGGTACTGGTTTATTGTGTCGCCCTTATCTTATTTATACTCTGCCCGTTACATCAAATAAAGTGTAAGACAAGGTAACGGTTTTTACATATTTAGGCAATTCTGGATCCAGATGAAAAAGCAAAGGCATATCCATTGCTTCATGTCCGTTCAACGTTTGCTGAGTAAAACAAAAACATTCGGTTTTTTTTAAGTATTTTGCAGCAATTCCCGGAGTAACGCTTGGAATAGCCTGTACGGTCATAGGATAGTTGGTTTTGTTTTCCGCATAAAATGCAAGCCTGGCAATGTCTCCAGGGTGCACTTTCAATTTTCTGGTTTTCGGATAAAACGCCCAGGGTACACTACTGTTGTTTGTAGCGACAAATTCAACCGTCACCATCCTGGTTTTATCAATTTTTATTTTTTGAACATCATAGGCAACAGCCTGCGCATTGGTTCTGCCGTTGATTCCCAAACTCTTACACAAACTGTTATAGATAGGAACCAGGGCAAAACCAAAAGCAAACATGCCGATAACCACGCAGAGCAATTTAACAATAAGCCGCGTGTGACTTTTTCCAGCCATAGACATCTACCGGAATTAATGTATTTCTGGTGGCGTGGTAAAACTATGGTATGGAGGTGGCGAAGAAAGCGTCCACTCCAGACCATGCGCACCTTCCCATACGCGGTTATCCACTTTTTTACCTCGACGCACCGTCACAATAACATTATATAAAAAGAGCAATTGTGAAAAACCAAAAATAAAGGCGCCAATTGTAGTGATGACATTAAAATTGGTAAATTGCAAAGCATAATCAGGAATTCTTCTCGGCATGCCTGCCAATCCTAAAAAATGCATGGGGAAAAAAGTCAGGTTCACGGAAATTACTGACAGCCAGAAATGCCATTTGCCTAAGCGTTCGTTATACATATGTCCCGTCCATTTAGGCAGCCAGTAGTAGGCACCGGCAAAGAGAGAAAAAATGGCGCCGGGAACAAGAACATAATGGAAATGAGCAACCACAAAATAGGTGTCCTGATATTGATAATCTGCTGGTACCAAAGCAAGCATCAGGCCAGTAAAACCACCTATGGTGAATAAAAACACAAAGGCAAGAGCAAAAAGCATGGGAGTTTCAAAAGTCATTGAACCTTTGAACATAGTGCTTACCCAGTTAAACACCTTAATGCCCGTTGGCACGGCAATCAACATCGTGGTATACATGAAAAAGAGCTCAGCGCTAAGCGGTATGCCTGAGGTAAACATATGATGTGACCAGACAATAAACGACAACAAGGCAATACTCACGGTCGCATAAACCATAAAGTGGTAGCCAAACAGAGGTTTTCTGGAAAAAGTCGGTATAATCTCGGAAATGACCCCAAAAGCAGGAAGAATAAGAACATAGACTTCGGGATGACCAAAAAACCAGAAAACATGCTGAAACAGGATAGGATCACCGCCACCTGCAGCATCAAAAAAGCTGGTACCAAAATGCCGATCAGCCAGCATCATGGTTACAGCGCCTGCCAGAACGGGCATAATGGCAATCAACAAAAAGGCTGTGATGAGCCAGGTCCAGACAAACAGCGGCATTTTCATTAAAGTCATGCCTGGCGCGCGCATGTTTAAAATGGTGGCAATAATATTAATAGAGCCCATAATTGAGGATAAGCCCATCATATGAACAGCAAAGATCATAAAATCCGTGCTGGGAGGAGCATATTTGGTTGATAGAGGCGCATACATCGTCCAACCAAAGTTTGGCCCACCGCCGGAATGAAACAGAGTGGAAAACAAAAGGCTGAAAGCAAAAGGCAAAATCCAGAAACTCCAGTTGTTTAATCGCGGCAAAGCCATATCAGGAGCCCCGATCATCATTGGAATCTGCCAGTTCGCCATGCCGGTAAATGCGGGCATAACGACACCGAACAGCATGACAAGACCATGCATGGTGGTCATTTGGTTAAAAAAGTTAGGATCCACAAAGCGATGGCCCGGTTGAAACAGTTCCGCTCGAATAACCAGGGCCATTGCACCCGCCACAAAAAAACTCATCAGTGCAAGCCACAGATATAAAGTGCCTATGTCCTTATGGTTAGTGGTAAACAACCAGCGCTTGGCAAATCCAATTAGCCCTTTACCTTGTTCCGGACCATGTTCTTCATGTTCTGCATCATGGGTTAACACCTGACTCATCGAAAACCTCCAGCTTGAGCTTTTGTCACCATTTTAGGTTTTTTCATTTCTCCCTGACGCACGTTTTTAACATCGGCAGGTTGAACCAGATCATCGGTATTATTTTCCCAGGCATTTCGCTCATAGGTCACAATCGCAGCAATTTCTTCATCTGACAACTGGTCTTTATAGGCCTGCATGGCTGTGCCAGGAATACCATTTAAAATAATATCAATATGGCGGGAAATAGGCTTACCGACAGCCACGGAACTTCCTTTCAATGCAGGGAACATAGGAGGTATTCCGGTTCCGTCAGCCTTATGACAAGCCACACAGATCATTTCATATTGTTTTTTACCTAAAATCATCAATTCTTCACGAGACATTTGTTTAGGAGCTTCAGTGTCTGCTTCCTCCGCAGCATATTTGTCCTTGACTTTCGGTTGTTTTTTTACCCAGCTGTCAAAGTCTTCCTCTGTAACGGCCTGCACCACGATGGGCATAAAAGCATGATTAATTCCACAAAGTTCCGCGCATTGGCCACGATAAATGCCGGGCGTTTCGATGTTAGCCCAGGCTTCGTGCATAAAACCAGGAATGGCGTCTCGCTTTACGCCCAGTTCGGGAACCCACCACGAATGGACAACGTCATTGGATGTGACCAGAAAACGAATTTTTTTATGAATAGGAACAACCAGGGGCTTATCCACTTCCAATAAGTACCATTGACCTTTCCTTTCCTGGTTTTCAATCTGATCATAAGGGGTTGACAAATTACTGAAATAGCTGATTCCCTGATCAAGATATTGGTATTGCCACTTCCACTGATAACCCACGATCTTGACCGTAACATCCGATTCTTCGGAATCTTCCATGCGCATCAATACTTTAGTGGCAGGAATAGCCAGACCTATCAGTATCAGGAAAGGAATGATGGTCCAGACAACTTCAAGACGCGTATTGTCATGAAAGGAGGCGGGCTGATAACCTTTTGATTTGCGGTGATGTATCAGTGAATAGATCATCACGCCAAAAACCACAATTCCGATAATGCCACATATAACAATGGCAATCATATGTAAATCATACATATCATGGCTTATCGGAGTGACGCCTTTATACATATTCAATTGCCAGTTGTCTGCAGCAGCAAATGTCATTTGAGCGGTTATTATCCCGATAAATGCAGCAAGCAGGCGGCTTGCTTTTAAGCTGTTTAACATCCCCGTT contains:
- a CDS encoding mannose-1-phosphate guanylyltransferase/mannose-6-phosphate isomerase, with the translated sequence MSKNIHPVILAGGSGTRLWPLSRKNYPKQFLRLHGEQSLLQQTVQRVLSLNAASPLIVSNEAHYFLCQEQLQDYQLDEFYLLEPCPRNTGPAIASAANYLREKIAPHALMLVLPSDHWIGDDEAWREAMLTAAQFAIENQVLVTFGIRPDSAKTGYGYIEAGQACNEKIQQVLSFREKPDAELAAHFIAQGSYYWNSGMFMCRADVFLDEIGKYASEILQQSSLACSKGCQYHDYLRLDLDAFSQCEANSIDYLVMEKTQKAVVVPVTMAWSDLGCWRSVAESREQDAEGNSLQGNVMARNTHNCLISSEGTLVTTLGIKDQIIIATGDAVLVADKQYAQQVKDIVSQLGKEQHPLVHDHQRVFRPWGYYEILAEGEDFKVKRLMVKPGARLSLQMHQHRAEHWVVIGGEAEIVNDQQTSRLSVNQSTYIPQRTRHRLSNPGKEPLYVIEVQSGSYLGEDDIVRFDDIYQRQFLQSECVSS
- the queC gene encoding 7-cyano-7-deazaguanine synthase QueC, which encodes MKKKAIVLLSGGLDSSTCLAIARNQGYQCIALSFAYGQRHAVELMAAKRIAQSLGAHEHRVVHLDLGQFGASALTDNSLDVPSYQGNTEIPVTYVPARNTVFLSIALGLAEALCARDIFIGVSSIDYSHYPDCRPEFIKAFEQLSNLATKAGVEGDSFRIHAPLQYMSKAETILSGTKLGVDYALTISCYQANSEGAACGQCDSCTFRKQGFLQAGVPDPTVYLNI
- a CDS encoding cytochrome c oxidase subunit 3: MGAHGTYYVPKPSHWPLVGSIGLTTTLVGAASWLHADWYGPYIFILGLVILMIMMFGWFGQVIYENQKGLYDLQVDRSFRWAMCWFIFSEVCFFAAFFGALFFARFWSVPLLGGEVHPITHYTLWADFKATWPLLTNPDNQTFVGAKEAMGAWGLAAINTLILLTSGATITWAHWALKLNKQKQLIIGMSCTIALGVLFLILQGYEYHEAYTEMGLTLDAGIYGTTFFMLTGFHGLHVTIGTIMLIVILIRCVKGHFTPERHFAFEGVAWYWHFVDVVWLFLFVFVYWL
- a CDS encoding cytochrome c oxidase assembly protein, whose translation is MAGKSHTRLIVKLLCVVIGMFAFGFALVPIYNSLCKSLGINGRTNAQAVAYDVQKIKIDKTRMVTVEFVATNNSSVPWAFYPKTRKLKVHPGDIARLAFYAENKTNYPMTVQAIPSVTPGIAAKYLKKTECFCFTQQTLNGHEAMDMPLLFHLDPELPKYVKTVTLSYTLFDVTGRV
- the ctaD gene encoding cytochrome c oxidase subunit I produces the protein MSQVLTHDAEHEEHGPEQGKGLIGFAKRWLFTTNHKDIGTLYLWLALMSFFVAGAMALVIRAELFQPGHRFVDPNFFNQMTTMHGLVMLFGVVMPAFTGMANWQIPMMIGAPDMALPRLNNWSFWILPFAFSLLFSTLFHSGGGPNFGWTMYAPLSTKYAPPSTDFMIFAVHMMGLSSIMGSINIIATILNMRAPGMTLMKMPLFVWTWLITAFLLIAIMPVLAGAVTMMLADRHFGTSFFDAAGGGDPILFQHVFWFFGHPEVYVLILPAFGVISEIIPTFSRKPLFGYHFMVYATVSIALLSFIVWSHHMFTSGIPLSAELFFMYTTMLIAVPTGIKVFNWVSTMFKGSMTFETPMLFALAFVFLFTIGGFTGLMLALVPADYQYQDTYFVVAHFHYVLVPGAIFSLFAGAYYWLPKWTGHMYNERLGKWHFWLSVISVNLTFFPMHFLGLAGMPRRIPDYALQFTNFNVITTIGAFIFGFSQLLFLYNVIVTVRRGKKVDNRVWEGAHGLEWTLSSPPPYHSFTTPPEIH
- the coxB gene encoding cytochrome c oxidase subunit II, coding for MLNSLKASRLLAAFIGIITAQMTFAAADNWQLNMYKGVTPISHDMYDLHMIAIVICGIIGIVVFGVMIYSLIHHRKSKGYQPASFHDNTRLEVVWTIIPFLILIGLAIPATKVLMRMEDSEESDVTVKIVGYQWKWQYQYLDQGISYFSNLSTPYDQIENQERKGQWYLLEVDKPLVVPIHKKIRFLVTSNDVVHSWWVPELGVKRDAIPGFMHEAWANIETPGIYRGQCAELCGINHAFMPIVVQAVTEEDFDSWVKKQPKVKDKYAAEEADTEAPKQMSREELMILGKKQYEMICVACHKADGTGIPPMFPALKGSSVAVGKPISRHIDIILNGIPGTAMQAYKDQLSDEEIAAIVTYERNAWENNTDDLVQPADVKNVRQGEMKKPKMVTKAQAGGFR